A single window of Micrococcaceae bacterium Sec5.1 DNA harbors:
- the gatC gene encoding Asp-tRNA(Asn)/Glu-tRNA(Gln) amidotransferase subunit GatC — translation MAAINRDDVAHLARLAHIEMSAEELDRMAVELAVIVDSVKSVSEAAGEDVPATSHPIPLTNVFREDIVGHTFTAEQALSGAPDAYENRFKVPAILDED, via the coding sequence ATGGCTGCGATCAACCGTGACGACGTCGCGCATCTTGCGCGTCTGGCTCACATTGAAATGAGTGCCGAAGAGCTGGACAGGATGGCGGTTGAGCTTGCCGTCATCGTGGATTCGGTGAAGTCCGTCAGCGAAGCCGCCGGGGAGGATGTCCCGGCCACGTCCCACCCGATTCCGTTGACCAACGTGTTCCGTGAGGACATCGTGGGCCACACGTTTACGGCTGAGCAGGCATTGTCCGGCGCTCCGGATGCTTACGAGAACCGTTTCAAGGTCCCGGCAATCCTGGATGAGGACTAA
- a CDS encoding DUF5666 domain-containing protein: protein MATITPGLRKALIASGVAVALTGGGAAAVWAGTQPSPSPSSATASPSPSASDGAKRAEGRAQGIHGEHVVKEQDGTFRTVVTQTGKIASVSDSEITVKSEDGFTQSYAIDSGTHISRIPTDLSQLRNGKGKPTLPSATAADLKAGDTVRIAGTKDGNTVTAQRIVAGELPAVLKGHGPRGHGHKEL from the coding sequence ATGGCCACCATTACACCGGGCCTTCGTAAGGCCCTTATCGCCAGCGGCGTTGCCGTCGCCCTGACCGGCGGCGGGGCTGCCGCAGTGTGGGCAGGCACCCAGCCCAGCCCATCGCCGTCGAGCGCTACTGCCTCACCAAGTCCCTCGGCATCTGACGGCGCCAAGCGCGCTGAGGGGCGGGCCCAGGGGATCCATGGCGAGCACGTTGTGAAAGAGCAGGACGGCACCTTCCGCACTGTGGTCACACAGACGGGCAAGATCGCGTCGGTGAGCGATTCTGAGATCACCGTCAAGAGCGAGGATGGCTTTACACAGAGCTACGCAATCGACTCCGGGACCCACATCTCACGCATACCTACGGACCTCTCACAACTGCGCAACGGCAAGGGGAAGCCCACGCTGCCTTCAGCTACCGCGGCGGATCTCAAGGCCGGAGACACGGTACGGATAGCAGGGACCAAGGACGGTAACACCGTGACGGCACAGCGCATTGTGGCCGGTGAGCTTCCGGCTGTCCTCAAGGGGCATGGTCCCAGGGGGCACGGACACAAGGAGCTTTGA
- the gatB gene encoding Asp-tRNA(Asn)/Glu-tRNA(Gln) amidotransferase subunit GatB, producing MSVDATLSFEEAMEKYDPVLGFEVHVELNTKTKMFSSAPNVFGDEPNTNVNEVDLGMPGVLPVLNKTAVESSIKIGLALNCKIAEYCRFARKNYFYPDTPKNFQTSQYDEPIAYDGYLDIELEDGTIFRVEIERAHMEEDAGKLTHMGGSAGRIQGADYSLVDYNRSGVPLVEIVTKPIQGAGSRAPELAKAYVAAVREIVKNLGVSDAKMERGNVRCDANVSLRPHGQERFGIRSETKNVNSLRAVEHAVRYEIQRHAAVLDSGQPVIQETRHWHEDTRSTTSGRAKSDADDYRYFPEPDLVPVVASREWVEELRATLPEPPAERRKRLKEAWGYSDLEFRDVVNAGVMDSIEETIAAGASADVARKWWMGEIVGRAKVADVDPSALGVTPQVIVELNKLVEDGKINNKMATNVLDGVLAGEGTPAEIVEKRGLAVVSDDGPLLEAIDAALAAQPDVAEKIRGGKVQAIGAIVGGVMKATRGQADAGRVRELILEKLGVEG from the coding sequence ATGTCCGTCGACGCAACCCTGAGCTTCGAAGAGGCCATGGAGAAGTACGATCCTGTTCTGGGTTTCGAGGTCCACGTGGAGCTCAACACCAAGACCAAGATGTTCTCCTCCGCACCGAACGTCTTCGGCGACGAGCCGAACACCAACGTCAACGAGGTGGATCTCGGCATGCCCGGCGTCCTCCCGGTGCTGAACAAGACGGCTGTGGAGTCCTCCATCAAGATCGGCCTTGCCTTGAACTGCAAGATCGCCGAGTACTGCCGTTTCGCCCGGAAGAACTACTTCTACCCGGACACCCCGAAGAACTTCCAGACCTCGCAGTATGACGAGCCCATCGCCTACGACGGTTACCTCGACATCGAGCTTGAGGACGGCACGATCTTCCGCGTTGAGATCGAGCGTGCCCACATGGAAGAGGACGCCGGAAAGCTCACCCACATGGGTGGTTCGGCGGGCCGCATCCAAGGCGCCGACTACTCGCTGGTGGACTACAACCGTTCGGGTGTTCCGTTGGTGGAAATCGTCACCAAGCCGATCCAGGGTGCCGGAAGCCGCGCCCCGGAGCTGGCCAAGGCCTACGTTGCCGCGGTCCGCGAAATCGTGAAGAACCTTGGTGTTTCGGACGCCAAGATGGAACGCGGCAACGTCCGCTGCGACGCCAACGTTTCCCTGCGCCCGCACGGCCAGGAACGCTTCGGCATCCGCTCGGAGACGAAGAACGTTAACTCCCTGCGCGCGGTCGAGCACGCCGTTCGTTACGAGATCCAGCGCCACGCTGCAGTCCTGGACTCCGGCCAGCCGGTGATCCAGGAGACGCGCCACTGGCACGAGGACACGCGTTCGACGACGTCGGGCCGCGCCAAGTCCGACGCCGACGATTACCGCTACTTCCCGGAGCCGGACCTGGTTCCCGTCGTCGCCTCCCGTGAGTGGGTGGAGGAGCTTCGCGCCACCCTTCCGGAGCCGCCGGCCGAACGCCGCAAGCGGCTCAAGGAAGCCTGGGGCTACTCGGATCTGGAGTTCCGCGATGTGGTCAACGCCGGCGTTATGGACTCCATCGAGGAGACCATCGCAGCCGGTGCCAGCGCAGATGTTGCCCGGAAGTGGTGGATGGGTGAGATTGTTGGCCGCGCCAAGGTTGCCGACGTCGATCCTTCCGCTCTCGGTGTCACACCGCAGGTCATCGTCGAGCTGAACAAGCTGGTCGAGGACGGCAAGATCAACAACAAGATGGCTACAAACGTCCTGGACGGCGTTCTTGCCGGCGAAGGTACACCGGCCGAGATCGTTGAAAAGCGCGGCCTCGCGGTGGTTTCCGACGACGGTCCGCTGCTGGAAGCCATCGACGCCGCCCTCGCGGCACAGCCTGACGTCGCGGAGAAGATCCGTGGCGGCAAGGTCCAGGCCATCGGCGCGATTGTGGGCGGTGTCATGAAGGCAACGCGTGGCCAGGCTGATGCTGGCCGCGTTCGCGAACTCATCCTGGAAAAGCTCGGCGTCGAAGGCTAA
- the gatA gene encoding Asp-tRNA(Asn)/Glu-tRNA(Gln) amidotransferase subunit GatA — translation MTELKNELIRHSAADLAAKLAAREVSAVEVTQAHLDRIADVDGQINAFLHVNTEEALAVAAEVDAARAAGGAAAGELHALAGVPIAVKDLIVTIGQPTTAGSKILEGWHSPYDATVVKKLRAAKMPILGKTNLDEFAMGSSTEHSAYGPTRNPWDLDRIPGGSGGGSAAAVAAFEAPLALGTDTGGSIRQPGAVTGTVGVKPTYGAVSRYGAIAMASSLDQIGPVSRTVLDAALLQEVIGGHDPFDSTSLTDPFDNLAAAARVGNVAGMKIGIIKELHGEGYQAGVENRFNESLQLLKDAGAEIVEVSCPNLKYALGAYYLIMPSEASSNLAKFDGVRYGLRALPKDAPMTIERVMGATRAAGFGDEVKRRIILGTYALSAGYYDAYYGSAQKVRTLIQRDFDAAFSKADVLISPTAPTTAFKLGEKANDPLAMYLNDVATIPANMAGIPGLSLPGGLADEDGLPVGVQLLAPARQDARLYRVGAVLEAILEEKWGGPLLAQAPELKTPALGAASNSAGGSN, via the coding sequence ATGACTGAGCTGAAGAACGAACTCATTCGCCACTCCGCTGCCGATCTTGCTGCGAAGCTTGCTGCCCGCGAGGTCTCCGCTGTTGAAGTGACGCAGGCGCACCTTGACCGTATTGCTGACGTGGACGGCCAGATCAACGCGTTCCTGCACGTTAATACTGAGGAAGCCCTGGCTGTTGCGGCCGAGGTTGACGCTGCGCGTGCCGCTGGTGGCGCCGCTGCCGGGGAACTTCATGCCCTGGCCGGTGTGCCGATCGCAGTGAAGGACTTGATCGTGACGATTGGCCAGCCGACGACGGCTGGCTCGAAGATCCTTGAGGGCTGGCACAGCCCCTATGACGCCACCGTGGTGAAGAAGCTGCGCGCGGCCAAGATGCCCATTTTGGGCAAGACCAACCTTGACGAGTTCGCCATGGGTTCCTCCACGGAGCATTCGGCGTACGGACCCACCCGCAACCCCTGGGACCTGGACCGCATTCCTGGTGGTTCAGGCGGTGGCTCGGCAGCCGCCGTCGCTGCTTTTGAAGCGCCACTGGCGCTGGGTACGGACACCGGTGGATCGATCCGCCAGCCCGGTGCTGTCACCGGAACCGTCGGCGTCAAGCCCACGTATGGTGCAGTTTCCCGCTACGGCGCGATTGCCATGGCATCCTCCCTGGACCAGATTGGCCCGGTGTCCCGCACGGTGCTGGACGCGGCTCTGTTGCAGGAAGTCATCGGCGGTCATGATCCGTTCGATTCCACGTCCCTGACCGATCCGTTCGACAACCTGGCCGCTGCTGCTCGCGTGGGCAATGTTGCTGGCATGAAGATCGGCATCATCAAGGAGCTGCACGGCGAGGGCTACCAGGCCGGCGTCGAGAACCGCTTCAACGAGTCCCTTCAGCTGCTGAAGGATGCAGGCGCGGAAATTGTTGAGGTTTCCTGCCCCAACCTGAAGTACGCCCTGGGCGCTTACTACCTGATCATGCCGTCCGAGGCGTCCAGCAACCTGGCCAAGTTCGACGGCGTTCGGTATGGCTTGCGCGCCCTGCCCAAGGACGCCCCGATGACCATCGAGCGTGTCATGGGTGCAACCCGTGCCGCTGGCTTTGGTGATGAGGTCAAGCGCCGCATCATCCTGGGCACCTACGCCCTGAGCGCTGGCTATTACGACGCCTACTACGGTTCGGCGCAGAAGGTCCGCACGCTCATTCAGCGCGACTTCGACGCCGCGTTCTCGAAGGCGGATGTCCTCATTTCGCCTACGGCTCCCACCACAGCGTTCAAACTGGGGGAGAAAGCGAACGATCCCCTGGCAATGTACCTGAACGACGTCGCCACCATTCCCGCCAATATGGCTGGTATCCCGGGCTTGTCGCTGCCCGGTGGCCTGGCTGACGAGGACGGCTTGCCCGTTGGCGTGCAACTCCTGGCCCCTGCCCGCCAGGATGCCCGCCTGTACCGCGTCGGTGCTGTGCTGGAGGCCATCCTGGAAGAAAAGTGGGGCGGCCCGCTTCTTGCCCAGGCTCCTGAATTGAAGACACCCGCTCTCGGTGCCGCATCCAACTCCGCGGGAGGTTCAAACTAA
- a CDS encoding CitMHS family transporter has translation MLVLLGFAMIAVFMVLIMTKKLTPVLALIIVPTIFGLFAGAGLGIGPMVMDSMKSMTSTAALLMFAIIYFGLMIDVGLFDPLVKFILRKLGNDPAKVVLGTAILAAAVSLDGDGSTTFILTTAAMLPVYLRLKMSPVVLTCVAGLANGTMNILPWGGPTARAATALKLDVNDVFVPMVPSLIVGLIVVLVFSWLLGLQERNRLRTTAPEIWGDVANPADAFDGGNGRGGSAATGAGGSGFSKGRFGFGRTAPKPVTGGGAGVAVLERTEELVDDHDTAMADTALDPNRATLRPKLFWFNLGLTVAVMVTLVANIVPLPFVFMVGAAIALLVNFPKVKDQGAQLIAHAPSIVAVVSMVMAAAVLTGVLNGTGMVKAMSEWLVQIIPADMGPFMAVITGVLSIPMTFFMSNDAFYFGALPVLSETAAHYGVGAADMARASITGQPFHLQSPLVPAILLLVSLAKVDLGDHHKKVLWRTAVISIVMLAVGVLTGAIGIG, from the coding sequence GTGCTGGTTTTGCTTGGATTCGCAATGATTGCGGTATTCATGGTCCTGATCATGACCAAAAAGTTGACGCCCGTCTTGGCGCTGATCATCGTCCCCACCATCTTTGGTCTCTTCGCGGGGGCCGGCTTGGGCATAGGCCCCATGGTCATGGACTCGATGAAGTCCATGACCTCCACGGCCGCGCTCCTCATGTTCGCCATCATCTACTTCGGCCTGATGATCGACGTCGGGCTGTTCGACCCCTTGGTGAAGTTCATTCTGCGCAAGCTCGGCAATGATCCCGCCAAGGTAGTCCTGGGCACAGCTATCCTCGCCGCGGCAGTCTCCCTGGACGGTGACGGCTCAACCACCTTCATCCTCACCACCGCCGCCATGCTGCCGGTCTACCTGCGCCTGAAGATGAGCCCCGTGGTCCTCACCTGCGTGGCGGGTCTCGCCAACGGCACCATGAACATCCTGCCGTGGGGCGGCCCCACAGCCCGTGCCGCTACCGCACTGAAGCTGGATGTCAACGATGTCTTCGTCCCCATGGTCCCGTCCCTCATCGTTGGCCTCATCGTCGTGCTCGTCTTCTCCTGGCTGCTCGGTCTGCAGGAACGTAACCGCCTCCGCACCACTGCTCCCGAAATCTGGGGCGACGTCGCCAATCCTGCTGACGCGTTCGACGGCGGCAATGGCCGCGGCGGTTCGGCCGCCACTGGTGCTGGTGGTTCAGGCTTCAGCAAGGGCCGCTTCGGCTTTGGCCGCACCGCACCCAAGCCGGTAACGGGCGGAGGGGCCGGCGTCGCAGTTCTTGAACGTACTGAAGAGCTGGTGGACGACCACGACACCGCCATGGCTGATACCGCGCTGGATCCCAACCGCGCCACGCTCCGCCCCAAACTGTTCTGGTTCAACCTTGGGCTCACGGTCGCCGTCATGGTCACCCTGGTAGCGAACATTGTCCCGCTCCCGTTCGTCTTTATGGTGGGCGCGGCTATCGCACTGCTGGTCAACTTCCCCAAGGTCAAGGACCAGGGCGCCCAGCTGATCGCCCACGCACCGTCAATCGTCGCCGTCGTCAGCATGGTCATGGCCGCTGCAGTCCTCACCGGTGTCCTCAACGGCACAGGCATGGTCAAGGCAATGTCCGAATGGCTCGTCCAGATCATCCCCGCGGACATGGGTCCGTTCATGGCAGTCATCACCGGCGTGCTGAGCATCCCGATGACCTTCTTCATGAGCAACGACGCGTTCTACTTCGGCGCACTGCCGGTCCTTAGCGAAACCGCAGCCCACTATGGCGTTGGCGCAGCAGACATGGCCCGCGCTTCCATCACCGGCCAGCCGTTCCACCTCCAGAGCCCCCTGGTTCCTGCGATCCTGCTGCTCGTGTCCCTGGCAAAGGTAGACCTGGGCGACCACCACAAGAAGGTCCTCTGGCGCACAGCAGTCATCTCGATCGTCATGCTCGCGGTCGGTGTGCTGACCGGAGCAATCGGCATCGGCTGA